The DNA region TCTGATGATGTCAAAACAGAGATGTTGAAACAAATACCTTTAGCACGTTTAGGAGAGCCCAAGGATATTGCTAAGATGACCGCTTTCTTGGTATCCGATGACGCATCATACATTACGGGACAAACACTTCACGTTAACGGTGGTATGGTAATGTAACTTTTTTATAATGTCTGTGTATTATTTTTTTGATATACTCTATAATAGCTTGAGGGGAGGTGAACAGGCATGGCAGAGGTTTTAGAACGTGTTACAAAAATCATCGTTGACCGTCTTGGTGTAGATGAGTCACAAGTGAAGCTTGAAGCTTCATTTAAAGATGATCTTGGCGCTGATTCCCTAGACGTAGTTGAACTAGTAATGGAATTAGAAGATGAATTCGATATGGAAATTTCTGATGATGATGCAGAAAAAATCGGCACGGTTGGTGATGCTGTTACTTACATAAATAGCAAGGCATAATCGTTGGATTTCTTCAAAAGCTCCGTTTTCAAACGGAGCTTTCTTCTGTATTATAGAACTTGGCAGTCCAAAAAAAACTGCCAGGTTTCTTTGTGTTTTGAACGCTACTTTATTAAACTAGGTATGAAATTGTAAAATAATTGCAAGGTGGAGACTTTTATGCGCAAAAATGGCAAGGAACGAGAAATGAACAATCGCGCAAAGGAAAATCAATTTAAGGATTTTCAAACAAAGATCGGTATTCATTTTGAAAATGAGAAGTTATTAAAACAAGCTTTTACTCATTCATCCTATGTGAATGAGCATCGCAGAAAGCCTTATGAAGATAATGAAAGGCTTGAATTTTTAGGAGATGCTGTCCTTGAACTTACTGTTTCTCAATTCCTTTTTAAAAAATACCCAATGATGAGTGAAGGTGAATTGACAAAGCTCCGAGCAGCCATTGTTTGTGAGCCTTCACTTGTAACATTTGCCAATGAACTTAATTTTGGCAGCTTAATTTTATTGGGAAAAGGAGAAGAAATGACAGGAGGAAGGGAGCGCCCAGCGTTGCTTGCAGATGTGTTTGAAGCATTCATTGGTGCACTCTACTTAGATAAGGGACTTGATATAGTTATTGGATATCTTGAAAGAATAGTCTTTCCTAAAATAAATGAAGGTGCTTTTTCTCATGTGATGGATTATAAGAGTCAGTTACAGGAATTAATACAGAGGGATGGGATAGGTGTGATTGAATACCGTGTCCTCCTTGAAAAGGGACCTGCCCATAATAAGGAATTCGTTTCGAGAGTTTCACTCAATGGTGAAGAGATTGGGATTGGATCCGGAAAGTCAAAAAAAGAAGCAGAACAGCGTGCCGCCCAAATGGCTCTTGACGTATTAAAAAATAAAACAACTAAGTAAAACTTGAAGATGCTCAGGAAGATTCTTGCCAGCTAGGGAGGATAAAGAAATGTATTTAAAACGGTTGGACATTATTGGGTTTAAATCTTTTGCTGAACGCATTGGAGTCGATTTTGTCCCGGGAGTAACGGCTGTTGTTGGTCCAAATGGCAGCGGAAAAAGCAATATAACAGATGCAATCCGCTGGGTATTAGGGGAACAATCAGCTAAATCACTGCGAGGCTCCAAAATGGAAGATATCATTTTTGGCGGAAGTGATACAAGGAAACCTCAAAACTATGCTGAGGTTACGCTAACTCTCGATAATAATGATCAGGGACTAGCAATTGATTACAATGAAGTAAGTGTAACAAGGAGAGTCTCACGCTCAGGAGATAGTGATTTTTTAATAAATAAACAACCATGCAGACTTAAAGATATTGTTGATTTGTTTATGGATTCAGGCCTTGGAAGAGAAGCATTTTCTATCATTAGCCAGGGGAAAGTTGAAGAGATTCTAAATAGTAAAGCAGAGGATCGCCGGACGATTTTTGAGGAAGCGGCTGGGGTTTTAAAATATAAAAACCGTAAAAAAAAGGCTGAAGCAAAACTAACAGAAACACAGGAAAATCTAAATCGTGTCAATGATATTTTGCATGAGTTAGGAAGCCAAGTGGAACCGCTAAAAATTCAGGCATCTATGGCCAAGGACTATTTAGAGAAAAAAGAGGAACTTGAAAAAATTGAAGTTGCCTTAACTGTACATGATATCGAAGACCTCCATCAAAAGTGGGAAAGTTTATCTAAACAGCTTGTGGAGCATCAACAAGAAGAAGTTAAGCTTTCTACCAAGTTGCAGGTAAAGGAAGCAAAGATTGAGGAGACAAGGGATCGTATTTTCGCTCTAGATGAATCAATCACAGACTTGCAAAATGTTCTCTTGCAGGCTACGGAAGAGCTGGAAAAGCTCGAGGGTAGGAAGGAAGTTCTAAAGGAACGTAAAAAAAATTCTTCACAAAATAAGGAACAGCTTAAAAAAAGCATTACAGAATACAGTGAAAAGGTTAGCCTGCTTAAGAAAAATAAAGAATCTCAAGCAGATCATGTTAAAACACTAATTGAACAAGTAAATACACTAAAGATCCAATTAAAAGAAAAGCAGGAAAAACTTGCGCTATTCACAGAAAATATCGAGGAAAAAATAGAATCATTAAAAAGTGAGTATATCGAACTTCTTAATGAACAAGCTGGAGCCAAAAATGAACTGAGATTTATTGACCAACAGCTTGAACAGCAAGAACGCAGAAATATTCGTCTGGATTCAGAAAACAATAAGTTTATTCAAGAAAGACAATCAGCGAATACAAAAAAGCTTCAAATCCAATCTGCATTAGAAGAAATCCAAAAGCAATTGTCAATCCAGGTTGTAAGCTATAGGGAACAACAGCGTAAGCTAGAAACGCTGAAAAATAATTATCAAAAACAAGAAAAAAACTTATATCAAGCCTATCAAATTCTCCAACAGGCAAAGTCGAGAAAAGAAATGCTAGAAGAATTGCAAGAGGATTACTCTGGATTTTTCCAAGGAGTAAAGGAAGTGCTGAAGGCACGAGGGAATAAGCTTCAGGGCATTGAAGGGGCTGTAGCGGAGCTAGTTACTGTGCCTAAGGAGTATGAAACAGCGATAGAGACGGCATTTGGCGGAGCCTTGCAGTATGTTGTTACAGAAAATGAGGGAAACGCAAGAGCTGCTATTCAATTTTTGAAACAAAATTCCTTTGGCCGAGCTACATTTTTACCTTTAACGGTTATTAAAGGGAGAGCATTATCCTCCTCGCAGCTAACCGCCATTCAAAACCACCCTTCTTTGATTGGAACAGCCGTTAGTTTAGTGAAGTTTGAGCAAAAATATGCTGAAATCATGAATAACCTTTTAGGCAATGTAGTTATTACGAAAGACCTAAAGGGTGCAAATGAATTAGCAAAGTTCCTTCAATATCGGTGCAGGCTCGTAACCCTTGACGGTGATGTCGTTAATCCAGGCGGGTCAATGACAGGTGGGGTGGTCAAACAAAAAACGACTTCTTTGTTAACCAGAAAAGGAGAACTAGAAGATTTAAAAGAAAAACTTGCTGTCATGGATGGTAAAATTGCTAGTTCAGAATCACTTGTCAAAAAATATAAAGCTGAGGTTCAAACAAATGAACAACAGCTGGAAACATTGCGAATAAATGGGGAGCAAGGACGAGGGAAAGAGCAATCATTGAAAGGTGATCTCCGTGAGGCAGAGTTTGAAGAGAAGAATATTAATGAACGGCTAGCGATTTATGATCGGGAAAAAGACCAGTTTGCGGACGAACTTGCTTCCCTAACAGATCGGAAAAAGGAACTCATTACAGCGGTTGATGATTACAAAGTTAAAATAGTACTGCTTGATTCGCAAATAAATAAACTCGCAGAGCAAAAAACTCAAGATATATCATCCAAAGACATCCTAACGAAAGAAATAAATGAGTTAAAAGTAGAATTTGCTGAAAAAAATGTCCAATACACAAATACAAAGGAACGATATGAGCAAATTCAAGAAGATTTAGCAGAGAGTGAACAAAAGCTTTCCCTTTATACCGAGGATCTTGAACTGTTAACTTCGGAAATGTCTAATAGCACGTCAGGGGAAGAACAATTGGATACTGCGGCTAAAAGAAAGCAGCAGGATAAAGAAGAAACGATACAGCTAATTTCGTTAAGGAGAAAAGAACGTTTTGAGTTGCAATCTGAACTTGAAGATGCAGAAGCAGAAGCGAAGGAAATCAAACGACTCCATCGGGGAATGGTTGTTGTTTTAAAGGATGAAGAGGTCAAAATCAATCGTTTAGATGTTGAGCTTGAAAACAGGCTAACCCAACTTAGAGAAGAATATTTGCTGTCATTTGAAGGTGCGAAGGAACAGTATCCATTAATGATTCCAATCGAAGAAGCCAGGAAAAAGGTAAAATTAATTAAACTGGCGATTGAAGAATTGGGTAATGTAAACATTGGCGCAATTGAAGAATATGAGAGAGTCTCTGAAAGGTATGAATTTTTGAATGAACAAAAAACTGACCTTCAGGAGGCAAAGGATACACTATTTCAGGTAATTGACGAAATGGATATTGAAATGACAAAAAGGTTTGAACAAACCTTTAATGGGATTCGCCTGCATTTTGAACCAGTATTCCAAGCATTATTTGGCGGCGGAAGAGCTGATTTAAAACTAACAAATCCTGCGGATTTATTAAATACCGGGGTTGAGATTGTCGCGCAGCCGCCTGGAAAGAAACTCCAAAATCTGGGGTTATTATCTGGGGGAGAGCGAGCGCTAACTGCAATCGCCCTATTGTTTTCGATACTAAAGGTACGCCCAGTACCATTTTGTATCCTTGATGAGGTTGAGGCAGCATTGGATGAAGCAAATGTTTTCCGTTTCAGTCAATATCTAAAAAGATTTAGTTTAGAAACACAGTTTATTGTTATTACCCACAGAAAAGGGACAATGGAAGAAGCAGATGTACTCTATGGTGTTACGATGCAGGAATCTGGTGTCTCGAAACTAGTTTCTGTCCGGCTTGAGGATTCAAGGGAGCTTGTGGAACTTAAATAAAGGAAGTGAAAAAAATGAGTTTTTTTAAAAAATTGAAAGAAAAAATTACAAAACAAACGGATACTGTAACAGAGAAATTTAAAGAAGGTCTTACCAAAACAAGAAATAACTTTTCTGGAAAAGTGAACGATCTTGTTGCCAGATATAGAAAAGTTGATGAAGACTTCTTCGAGGAATTAGAAGAAATATTAATACAAGCAGATGTAGGTTTCGATACGGTTATGCAATTAATTGACGAGTTAAAAATGGAAGTAAAGCGCCGAAATATCCAGGACCCCCAAGAGGTACAAGATGTTATTTCTGAGAAACTTGTTGATATTTACAATGCAGGTGAAGACCAGTCAACGAAATTGAATATCCAAGAAGATAGTCTGACAGTTATATTATTTGTTGGAGTGAATGGGGTTGGTAAAACAACAACTATCGGGAAGCTCGGTCATAAGTTTAAGAGCGAAGGAAAATCTGTCCTCTTAGCTGCAGGTGATACGTTCCGCGCAGGTGCGATTGAACAGCTTGAGGTCTGGGGTGAAAGAGTTGGTGTGGATGTCATCAAGCAGGCTGAAGGATCTGACCCAGCAGCCGTTATGTATGATGCCGTTCAAGCGGCTAAATCGAGAAAAGTGGATATTTTAATTTGTGATACTGCTGGTCGCTTACAAAATAAGGTAAACTTAATGAA from Neobacillus sp. FSL H8-0543 includes:
- the ftsY gene encoding signal recognition particle-docking protein FtsY, with the translated sequence MSFFKKLKEKITKQTDTVTEKFKEGLTKTRNNFSGKVNDLVARYRKVDEDFFEELEEILIQADVGFDTVMQLIDELKMEVKRRNIQDPQEVQDVISEKLVDIYNAGEDQSTKLNIQEDSLTVILFVGVNGVGKTTTIGKLGHKFKSEGKSVLLAAGDTFRAGAIEQLEVWGERVGVDVIKQAEGSDPAAVMYDAVQAAKSRKVDILICDTAGRLQNKVNLMKELEKVKRVIEREVPGAPHEVLLVLDATTGQNALIQAKTFKEATNVSGIVLSKLDGTAKGGIVLAIRNELKIPVKFVGLGEKMDDLQEFNAEQYVYGLFANEVDKSL
- a CDS encoding acyl carrier protein: MAEVLERVTKIIVDRLGVDESQVKLEASFKDDLGADSLDVVELVMELEDEFDMEISDDDAEKIGTVGDAVTYINSKA
- the rnc gene encoding ribonuclease III translates to MRKNGKEREMNNRAKENQFKDFQTKIGIHFENEKLLKQAFTHSSYVNEHRRKPYEDNERLEFLGDAVLELTVSQFLFKKYPMMSEGELTKLRAAIVCEPSLVTFANELNFGSLILLGKGEEMTGGRERPALLADVFEAFIGALYLDKGLDIVIGYLERIVFPKINEGAFSHVMDYKSQLQELIQRDGIGVIEYRVLLEKGPAHNKEFVSRVSLNGEEIGIGSGKSKKEAEQRAAQMALDVLKNKTTK
- the smc gene encoding chromosome segregation protein SMC encodes the protein MYLKRLDIIGFKSFAERIGVDFVPGVTAVVGPNGSGKSNITDAIRWVLGEQSAKSLRGSKMEDIIFGGSDTRKPQNYAEVTLTLDNNDQGLAIDYNEVSVTRRVSRSGDSDFLINKQPCRLKDIVDLFMDSGLGREAFSIISQGKVEEILNSKAEDRRTIFEEAAGVLKYKNRKKKAEAKLTETQENLNRVNDILHELGSQVEPLKIQASMAKDYLEKKEELEKIEVALTVHDIEDLHQKWESLSKQLVEHQQEEVKLSTKLQVKEAKIEETRDRIFALDESITDLQNVLLQATEELEKLEGRKEVLKERKKNSSQNKEQLKKSITEYSEKVSLLKKNKESQADHVKTLIEQVNTLKIQLKEKQEKLALFTENIEEKIESLKSEYIELLNEQAGAKNELRFIDQQLEQQERRNIRLDSENNKFIQERQSANTKKLQIQSALEEIQKQLSIQVVSYREQQRKLETLKNNYQKQEKNLYQAYQILQQAKSRKEMLEELQEDYSGFFQGVKEVLKARGNKLQGIEGAVAELVTVPKEYETAIETAFGGALQYVVTENEGNARAAIQFLKQNSFGRATFLPLTVIKGRALSSSQLTAIQNHPSLIGTAVSLVKFEQKYAEIMNNLLGNVVITKDLKGANELAKFLQYRCRLVTLDGDVVNPGGSMTGGVVKQKTTSLLTRKGELEDLKEKLAVMDGKIASSESLVKKYKAEVQTNEQQLETLRINGEQGRGKEQSLKGDLREAEFEEKNINERLAIYDREKDQFADELASLTDRKKELITAVDDYKVKIVLLDSQINKLAEQKTQDISSKDILTKEINELKVEFAEKNVQYTNTKERYEQIQEDLAESEQKLSLYTEDLELLTSEMSNSTSGEEQLDTAAKRKQQDKEETIQLISLRRKERFELQSELEDAEAEAKEIKRLHRGMVVVLKDEEVKINRLDVELENRLTQLREEYLLSFEGAKEQYPLMIPIEEARKKVKLIKLAIEELGNVNIGAIEEYERVSERYEFLNEQKTDLQEAKDTLFQVIDEMDIEMTKRFEQTFNGIRLHFEPVFQALFGGGRADLKLTNPADLLNTGVEIVAQPPGKKLQNLGLLSGGERALTAIALLFSILKVRPVPFCILDEVEAALDEANVFRFSQYLKRFSLETQFIVITHRKGTMEEADVLYGVTMQESGVSKLVSVRLEDSRELVELK